One window from the genome of Streptomyces sp. WZ-12 encodes:
- a CDS encoding SDR family oxidoreductase, translating into MSKPLIVITGASSGIGAATARLLSAQGHHLLLLARRLDKLQELGLPETLCRKVDVTDRDALHVAVREAEERFGPADAIVNNAGAMLLGRVEDQSPEEWDRMIDLNIKGVLYGTRAVLPGMLARGAGTIINVSSVAGRKTFPNHTAYVGTKFAVHAMSENLRKEVASSGVRVVTIAPGAVETELLSHTSDEQIKQDYEVWKKSAGGALDPQAVAEAIAYAYHQPSSVTIREIVLAATGQEA; encoded by the coding sequence TTGTCCAAGCCCCTGATCGTCATCACCGGCGCCAGCTCCGGCATCGGCGCGGCCACCGCCCGCCTCCTGTCCGCCCAGGGGCACCACCTCCTGTTGCTCGCCCGGCGGCTGGACAAGCTCCAGGAGCTCGGCCTGCCCGAGACCCTGTGCCGCAAGGTCGACGTCACCGACCGGGACGCGCTCCACGTCGCCGTGCGCGAGGCGGAGGAGCGGTTCGGGCCGGCGGACGCGATCGTCAACAACGCGGGGGCGATGCTCCTGGGTCGCGTTGAGGACCAGAGCCCCGAGGAGTGGGACCGGATGATCGACCTGAACATCAAGGGCGTGCTCTACGGCACTCGCGCCGTCCTCCCCGGCATGCTCGCCCGCGGCGCCGGCACGATCATCAACGTCAGCTCCGTCGCCGGACGCAAGACCTTCCCCAACCACACCGCCTACGTGGGCACGAAGTTCGCCGTTCACGCGATGTCGGAGAACCTGCGCAAGGAGGTCGCCTCCTCCGGCGTGCGCGTGGTGACCATCGCCCCCGGTGCCGTGGAAACCGAGTTGCTGTCCCACACCAGCGATGAGCAGATCAAGCAGGACTACGAGGTGTGGAAGAAGTCCGCCGGCGGCGCCCTGGATCCCCAGGCCGTGGCGGAAGCCATCGCCTACGCCTACCACCAGCCGTCGAGCGTCACCATCCGCGAGATCGTCCTCGCCGCCACCGGTCAGGAAGCCTGA
- a CDS encoding DDE-type integrase/transposase/recombinase, whose product MRALVWSDQLWAADGTYVRTWSGWAYVALALDVFSRMIIGWQVANRTRTELPLEAPDMALWRRRIKKDSGRIHRSDPGPQCVYMRYANRLAEIGTAASVGSGVDSYGNAMAEALNGTPAITFGMRAASRTMTGADAAGTPPAPRRRQQPGTQPTAVVSSLAAGTDPSRRT is encoded by the coding sequence ATGCGGGCGCTTGTCTGGTCCGACCAGCTGTGGGCGGCGGACGGGACGTATGTCCGCACGTGGTCGGGGTGGGCATACGTGGCCCTCGCCCTGGACGTGTTCTCGCGGATGATCATCGGCTGGCAGGTCGCGAACCGCACGCGGACCGAACTCCCGTTGGAAGCACCGGATATGGCGCTATGGAGACGGAGGATCAAGAAGGACTCCGGCCGCATTCATCGCAGCGACCCCGGGCCGCAATGCGTGTACATGCGGTACGCCAACCGGCTCGCCGAGATCGGCACTGCCGCGTCGGTCGGCTCCGGCGTGGACAGCTATGGCAACGCGATGGCCGAGGCCCTGAACGGCACCCCAGCGATCACGTTCGGAATGCGGGCGGCTTCTCGCACCATGACAGGTGCGGATGCCGCGGGCACGCCACCAGCACCCCGCCGCCGTCAGCAGCCGGGCACACAGCCAACCGCAGTCGTCTCCTCGTTGGCTGCCGGGACCGACCCGTCTCGTCGAACCTGA
- a CDS encoding ABC transporter permease: MTAPLHEPTAEAAPNAADQASVASVDAKAVPGRSLGRIAWERLKRDKLALTGGIVVLFLIVVALLAPAIVHAAGQDPNLHHEDLIDPLFGTPKGALGGISGDHLLGVEPVSGRDVFARVVYGAQISLLVGFLSAVVAVILGTVLGILAGFFGGWVDAAISRVMDGLLAFPQLLFIIALVSVMPNEMLGLSGTGVRVFVMILVIGFFGWPYIGRVVRGQTLSLREREYVEAARSLGAGRIYILFKELPPNIVAPIIVYTTMMIPTNILTEAALSFLGVGVKPPTASWGQMLSTAIDYYAADPMYMVVPGVAIFITVLAFNLFGDGVRDALDPKGSR; this comes from the coding sequence ATGACGGCACCACTGCACGAGCCGACTGCGGAAGCGGCGCCGAACGCTGCCGACCAGGCATCGGTCGCCAGCGTCGACGCCAAGGCCGTACCGGGCCGTTCCCTAGGCCGGATTGCCTGGGAACGCCTCAAGCGCGACAAACTCGCTCTGACCGGCGGCATCGTCGTGCTCTTCCTCATCGTGGTCGCGCTTCTCGCACCGGCGATCGTGCACGCGGCCGGCCAGGATCCCAACCTGCACCACGAGGACCTGATCGACCCGCTCTTCGGCACCCCCAAGGGCGCCCTCGGCGGTATCAGTGGCGACCACTTGCTCGGCGTCGAACCGGTCAGCGGCCGCGACGTCTTCGCCCGCGTCGTCTACGGCGCCCAGATCTCCCTGCTCGTGGGCTTCCTGTCCGCCGTGGTCGCCGTCATCCTGGGGACCGTCCTCGGCATCCTCGCCGGCTTCTTCGGCGGTTGGGTGGACGCGGCCATCAGCCGGGTCATGGACGGCCTGCTCGCCTTCCCACAGCTGCTGTTCATCATCGCGCTGGTCTCCGTCATGCCGAACGAGATGCTCGGCCTGTCCGGCACGGGTGTGCGCGTCTTCGTGATGATCCTGGTCATCGGCTTCTTCGGCTGGCCCTACATCGGACGCGTGGTGCGCGGCCAGACGCTCTCGCTGCGCGAACGCGAATACGTCGAGGCGGCGCGCTCGCTGGGCGCCGGCCGCATCTACATCCTGTTCAAGGAACTGCCGCCCAACATCGTGGCGCCGATCATCGTCTACACGACGATGATGATCCCGACCAACATCCTGACCGAGGCCGCGCTCAGCTTCCTCGGCGTGGGCGTCAAGCCGCCGACCGCCTCCTGGGGCCAGATGCTCTCGACGGCCATCGACTACTACGCGGCCGACCCCATGTACATGGTGGTCCCCGGTGTGGCGATCTTCATCACCGTTCTCGCCTTCAACCTCTTCGGCGACGGTGTGCGCGACGCGCTCGACCCCAAGGGCTCTCGCTGA
- a CDS encoding ABC transporter substrate-binding protein, with protein sequence MTTQRTSARRKQTLAAAAVVGALLTTAACGGNGGADSGDSKNGAAGYDAANNKVAQASEAEKGGTLKFASAQDADSWDTTRGYYGMMWNFSRYYSRQLVTNKAEPGETGAQVTPDLAKDLAKVSDDGKTYTYTLRSDVTWEDGKPITSKDVKYGIERVWAQDVLSGGPTYLKEVLDPDGKYQGPYKDTHKERLGLEAIDTPDDQTIVFHLPKANSDFEQMLGLVSASPVRQDKDTKSKYGLHPFSSGPYKFASYSPGKDLKLVRNTEWKQTSDPIRKAYPDEITIKFFSNANEMDQRLIAGDYDLDLSQTGMSPQGRQTALKKHKANLDNPVSGYVRYAVFPQSVKPFDNIHCRNAVIYGADHVSLQTARGGPVAGGDIGTNMLPPAVPGAEGQKYDPFGLAGANKGGNVEKAKEELKACGQPDGFKTTIAVRNNKPVEVATAESLQASLKKIGIDAQIDQYDGSQIAGIIGSPANVKKKGYGIIIMGWGPDFPSVQGYGLPLWNSNYILQSGNNNYALIKDKTIDGLFDDYVNELDDAKKAGIATQINHKVMEGGYYLPFVFERFINWRSDRLANVYTSDGYSGMYDFVNLGLKSSK encoded by the coding sequence GTGACTACCCAACGCACCTCAGCGCGGCGCAAGCAGACCCTGGCCGCAGCGGCCGTGGTCGGGGCGCTGCTGACCACGGCGGCGTGTGGCGGCAACGGCGGTGCCGACAGCGGCGATTCGAAGAACGGTGCGGCCGGCTACGACGCGGCCAACAACAAGGTCGCCCAGGCTTCCGAGGCCGAGAAGGGCGGCACGTTGAAGTTCGCGTCCGCCCAGGACGCCGACTCGTGGGACACCACGCGCGGCTACTACGGCATGATGTGGAACTTCTCTCGCTACTACAGCCGCCAGTTGGTCACGAACAAGGCGGAGCCCGGCGAGACCGGCGCGCAGGTGACCCCGGACCTCGCCAAGGACCTCGCCAAGGTAAGCGACGACGGCAAGACCTACACCTACACGCTGCGCTCCGACGTGACCTGGGAGGACGGCAAGCCGATCACCTCCAAGGACGTCAAGTACGGCATCGAACGCGTCTGGGCGCAGGATGTGCTGTCCGGCGGTCCGACCTATCTCAAGGAGGTCCTGGACCCGGACGGGAAGTACCAGGGCCCCTACAAGGACACGCACAAGGAACGCCTGGGGCTGGAGGCGATCGACACACCGGACGACCAGACCATCGTCTTCCACCTGCCGAAGGCCAACTCTGACTTCGAGCAGATGCTGGGCCTGGTCTCGGCATCCCCGGTCCGCCAGGACAAGGACACCAAGTCCAAGTACGGTCTGCACCCCTTCTCCTCCGGCCCGTACAAGTTCGCCTCGTACAGCCCGGGCAAGGACCTGAAGCTCGTCCGCAACACCGAGTGGAAGCAGACCTCGGACCCGATCCGCAAGGCATACCCGGACGAGATCACCATCAAGTTCTTCTCGAACGCCAACGAGATGGACCAGCGCCTGATAGCCGGTGACTACGACCTGGACCTGAGCCAGACCGGCATGTCGCCGCAAGGCCGCCAGACCGCCCTGAAGAAGCACAAGGCCAACCTGGACAACCCGGTCTCCGGCTACGTCCGTTACGCCGTCTTCCCGCAGAGCGTGAAGCCGTTCGACAACATCCACTGCCGCAACGCCGTGATCTACGGCGCCGACCACGTATCGCTCCAGACCGCGCGCGGCGGCCCGGTCGCCGGCGGTGACATCGGCACCAACATGCTGCCCCCGGCGGTGCCTGGCGCCGAGGGCCAGAAGTACGACCCGTTCGGGTTGGCCGGCGCCAACAAGGGCGGCAACGTCGAGAAGGCCAAGGAAGAACTGAAGGCTTGCGGGCAGCCGGACGGCTTCAAGACCACCATCGCCGTCCGCAACAACAAGCCGGTCGAGGTGGCCACCGCCGAGTCGCTCCAGGCATCGCTGAAGAAGATCGGCATCGACGCGCAGATCGACCAGTACGACGGCTCGCAGATCGCCGGCATCATCGGCAGTCCCGCGAACGTGAAGAAGAAGGGCTACGGCATCATCATCATGGGCTGGGGTCCGGACTTCCCCTCCGTCCAGGGCTACGGTCTGCCGCTGTGGAACAGCAACTACATCCTGCAGAGCGGTAACAACAACTACGCCCTGATCAAGGACAAGACGATCGACGGCCTCTTCGACGACTACGTCAACGAGTTGGACGACGCCAAGAAGGCCGGGATCGCCACTCAGATCAACCACAAGGTCATGGAGGGCGGCTACTACCTGCCCTTCGTCTTCGAGCGGTTCATCAACTGGCGCTCCGACCGCCTGGCGAACGTCTACACCTCGGACGGCTACAGCGGCATGTACGACTTCGTCAACCTCGGCCTGAAATCCTCGAAGTAG
- a CDS encoding ABC transporter permease: MLAYFIRRLFAAAVMLVVIILVVFSIFFLVPQWAGVDVATSFVGKQADPAAVEAVRQKLGLGDPIHLQVWEFFKGIFVGRTYTGGGEATQCAAPCFGYSFRSEQAVWPVLADRFPVTLGLALGAAVLWLLFGVAAGVLSALKRGSLWDRGAMLIALGGVSLPIYFTGMLSLAIFAFGLGWINGEYVPLGDSFSGWFGGMILPWITLAFLYAAMYARITRATMLDILGEDYIRTARAKGLREKTVIAKHAMRSTMTPLLTMLGMDLGALIGGAILTETTFSLPGLGQAVLNAIKTQDLPIILGVVLITSVAVLIANLVVDALYAAIDPRVRLA; this comes from the coding sequence GTGCTCGCTTACTTCATCAGGCGGTTGTTCGCCGCCGCCGTGATGTTGGTGGTCATCATCCTGGTGGTCTTCAGCATCTTCTTCCTCGTCCCCCAGTGGGCCGGTGTCGACGTGGCCACGAGCTTCGTGGGCAAGCAGGCCGACCCCGCCGCCGTTGAGGCGGTGCGGCAGAAGCTGGGTCTGGGCGACCCGATCCACCTTCAGGTCTGGGAGTTCTTCAAGGGCATCTTCGTCGGCCGCACCTACACGGGCGGTGGCGAGGCCACCCAGTGCGCCGCGCCGTGCTTCGGCTACTCCTTCCGTAGCGAGCAGGCCGTCTGGCCCGTGTTGGCCGACCGCTTCCCGGTGACCCTGGGGCTCGCACTCGGTGCCGCGGTGCTGTGGCTGCTCTTCGGTGTCGCCGCGGGTGTGCTCTCCGCGCTCAAGCGGGGCAGCCTGTGGGACCGCGGCGCGATGCTGATCGCCCTCGGCGGCGTCTCGCTCCCCATCTACTTCACCGGCATGCTCAGCCTGGCGATCTTCGCGTTCGGGCTGGGCTGGATCAACGGTGAGTACGTACCCCTCGGCGACAGCTTCAGCGGCTGGTTCGGCGGCATGATCCTGCCGTGGATCACCCTGGCGTTCCTCTACGCGGCGATGTACGCCCGAATCACCCGCGCCACGATGTTGGACATCCTGGGCGAGGACTACATCCGCACGGCTCGTGCCAAGGGCCTGCGGGAGAAGACCGTCATCGCCAAGCACGCGATGCGCTCGACCATGACACCCCTCCTGACCATGCTCGGCATGGATCTCGGCGCCCTCATCGGCGGCGCGATCCTGACCGAGACGACGTTCAGCCTGCCCGGCCTCGGCCAGGCGGTGCTCAACGCCATCAAGACCCAGGACCTGCCGATCATCCTGGGTGTCGTACTGATCACCTCCGTCGCGGTGCTCATCGCCAACCTCGTGGTGGACGCCCTGTACGCCGCGATCGATCCCCGAGTGAGGCTCGCGTGA
- a CDS encoding ABC transporter ATP-binding protein, translated as MTELSNSDAAVGEPADAAASLAPTSFLEVRDLKVHFPTDDGLVKSVDGLNFALEKGRTLGIVGESGSGKSVTSLAIMGLHTAGQYGKRRARLSGEIWLNGTELLSADPERVRRMRGREMAMIFQDPLSALHPYYSIGQQIMEAYRVHHHVDKRTVRKWAVEMLDRVGIPQPDKRVDSYPHEFSGGMRQRAMIAMSLVNNPELLIADEPTTALDVTVQAQILDLIRDLQKEFGSAVIIITHDLGVVAELADDLLVMYGGRCVERGPAEKVFYEPRHPYTWGLLGSMPRLDRDQRDRLIPVKGSPPSLINVPAGCAFNPRCPYADVPKGDITRTVRPELIEVGDQHWAACHMPQGQRERIWTEEIAPKL; from the coding sequence GTGACCGAACTCAGCAACAGCGACGCCGCCGTGGGCGAACCCGCCGACGCCGCCGCCTCGTTGGCCCCGACCTCCTTCCTGGAAGTGCGCGACCTGAAGGTGCACTTCCCCACCGACGACGGCCTGGTGAAGTCCGTCGACGGGCTCAACTTCGCGTTGGAGAAGGGCAGGACCCTCGGCATCGTGGGCGAGTCGGGGTCCGGCAAGTCAGTGACCTCGCTGGCCATCATGGGCCTGCACACCGCCGGCCAGTACGGCAAGCGCAGGGCGCGGCTCTCCGGCGAGATCTGGCTGAACGGCACCGAGTTGCTGTCCGCCGATCCGGAACGCGTGCGCAGGATGCGCGGCCGTGAGATGGCCATGATCTTCCAGGACCCGCTGTCCGCACTGCACCCGTACTACTCGATCGGTCAGCAGATCATGGAGGCATACCGGGTCCACCACCATGTCGACAAGAGGACCGTCCGGAAGTGGGCCGTCGAAATGCTCGACCGGGTGGGCATCCCCCAACCGGACAAACGCGTGGACAGCTACCCGCACGAGTTCTCCGGGGGGATGCGCCAGCGCGCGATGATCGCGATGTCGCTGGTGAACAACCCCGAACTGCTCATCGCGGACGAGCCGACCACCGCCCTGGACGTCACCGTGCAGGCGCAGATCCTCGACCTGATCCGCGACCTGCAGAAGGAGTTCGGCTCCGCGGTCATCATCATCACCCACGACCTGGGCGTCGTCGCCGAACTGGCCGACGACCTCCTGGTGATGTACGGCGGCCGCTGCGTCGAGCGCGGACCGGCCGAGAAGGTGTTCTACGAGCCCCGGCACCCCTACACCTGGGGCCTGCTCGGCTCGATGCCGCGTCTGGACCGCGACCAGCGGGACCGGCTCATCCCCGTCAAGGGCTCCCCGCCCTCCCTCATCAACGTCCCAGCCGGTTGCGCGTTCAACCCGCGCTGCCCGTACGCCGACGTTCCGAAGGGCGACATCACCCGCACGGTCCGCCCCGAACTGATCGAGGTCGGCGATCAGCACTGGGCCGCCTGCCACATGCCGCAGGGGCA